One window of Legionella pneumophila subsp. pneumophila str. Philadelphia 1 genomic DNA carries:
- a CDS encoding conjugal transfer protein TraH — protein sequence MKKILLSCGLIGALGIGQVYSKSIGEDLTGYFKALNMGANVTEPHAYQAQRAGFYTGGNLYARSSVRNLQIMRLSWPKVSAGCGGIDATLGGFSHIKGKEFVDFTKNILNNSQGLAFQLALEQATPLLGNVATKLQNVATWVNQTNISSCATAESAVLGLAPRTRIAQQHACQSIGQSKNLFSDWAEARQGCGKGSSNYDYDRVINENSSNEQVVDNTNVAWNALKKNGLFADDIELAQLMMTLSGTLILTRDAEGVHVQRLSSLVSNNNLISALLRGGEVKIYQCDEKVKCLQPTLTSKNIDISHGLESKVRDLILDMASKIKDNVEQSEAAKGLIESTQYPVMKMVSVQMAFMKDSAVIDTTRYSEAIAIDILFQYLNENLQLVKQAAGALQYPEAIMKEFQTDLTQARRDLVQMEGSAHQRMSMAMQMIQETQTIEQMLVGEFSSELTQSLSWANQMR from the coding sequence ATGAAAAAAATTCTTCTGTCTTGTGGGTTAATCGGTGCACTTGGCATCGGACAAGTGTACAGCAAATCAATAGGTGAGGATTTAACTGGTTATTTTAAAGCTCTTAATATGGGCGCGAATGTAACAGAGCCGCATGCTTACCAAGCGCAGCGTGCTGGTTTTTATACTGGCGGTAATTTATACGCTAGAAGCAGCGTACGTAATCTGCAAATCATGCGTTTGAGCTGGCCTAAAGTGTCCGCAGGCTGTGGCGGCATAGATGCCACGTTAGGTGGGTTTTCTCACATCAAAGGTAAAGAATTTGTCGATTTTACCAAGAATATATTGAACAACTCACAAGGTCTTGCCTTCCAATTGGCCCTAGAGCAAGCAACTCCTCTTTTAGGTAATGTGGCAACCAAATTACAAAACGTGGCTACCTGGGTGAACCAAACCAATATCAGCTCGTGCGCAACCGCGGAAAGTGCCGTACTGGGTTTAGCCCCACGCACCCGTATTGCACAACAACATGCCTGCCAATCCATCGGTCAATCCAAAAATCTCTTTTCAGACTGGGCCGAGGCACGACAAGGCTGTGGTAAAGGCTCCAGTAATTATGATTACGACAGAGTGATTAATGAAAACAGCAGCAATGAGCAGGTAGTTGATAATACCAATGTGGCGTGGAATGCGTTAAAGAAAAACGGCTTATTTGCAGATGATATCGAATTAGCTCAACTCATGATGACCTTATCAGGCACCTTAATTCTGACTCGCGATGCAGAAGGGGTGCATGTCCAACGCCTGTCTTCCTTAGTAAGTAATAACAATTTAATCAGCGCTCTTTTACGCGGTGGCGAGGTAAAAATCTATCAATGTGATGAAAAGGTCAAATGCTTACAACCCACCTTAACCAGTAAAAACATTGATATCAGTCATGGTCTTGAATCAAAAGTTCGTGATCTGATTTTGGATATGGCAAGCAAGATTAAAGACAATGTGGAGCAAAGTGAGGCCGCTAAAGGATTAATTGAGTCCACACAATATCCGGTGATGAAAATGGTCAGCGTTCAAATGGCCTTTATGAAGGACAGTGCAGTGATTGACACTACACGTTACTCAGAAGCCATTGCCATCGATATTTTATTTCAATATTTGAATGAAAACCTGCAACTCGTTAAACAAGCAGCAGGAGCTCTGCAATATCCAGAAGCAATAATGAAAGAGTTTCAAACTGATCTCACCCAGGCTCGTCGCGACTTGGTTCAAATGGAAGGTAGCGCGCATCAGCGAATGAGCATGGCGATGCAGATGATTCAAGAAACTCAAACCATCGAGCAAATGCTTGTAGGCGAATTTTCATCAGAGCTCACTCAGTCTTTGAGTTGGGCTAATCAAATGAGGTGA
- the trbB gene encoding type-F conjugative transfer system pilin assembly thiol-disulfide isomerase TrbB, producing the protein MRNKLAIFLILGTLFSSSLYADIDNAPLHALAKHQGFFFFFSSSCPHCQRFAPTLKRLSQHYGFSVVAISVDGGFLPSFPDAVMNEGQTKVFQVSVYPSLFLINPKSQVASLVTEGTIDEGELTNRLLKISQIHDKEVPL; encoded by the coding sequence ATGCGCAATAAATTAGCTATTTTTCTAATATTAGGAACGTTATTTTCATCAAGCCTATACGCCGATATTGATAATGCACCGCTTCATGCCCTTGCCAAACATCAAGGATTTTTCTTTTTTTTCAGTTCGAGTTGTCCTCATTGTCAACGCTTTGCACCCACGCTCAAACGCTTGAGTCAACACTATGGCTTTAGCGTAGTTGCTATTTCTGTTGATGGAGGCTTTTTACCATCCTTTCCTGATGCGGTGATGAATGAAGGACAAACGAAGGTATTTCAAGTCAGTGTTTATCCTTCTCTTTTTTTGATTAACCCAAAGAGCCAAGTGGCGAGTCTTGTTACTGAAGGCACTATTGATGAAGGCGAACTAACCAATCGGTTACTAAAAATTAGCCAGATACATGACAAAGAGGTGCCTTTATGA
- the traF gene encoding type-F conjugative transfer system pilin assembly protein TraF produces MARWFFVLLVSVSPFLYAEQPYLNEHEEGWYWHKDPKEEVKNKPQTESVAPSHVSKPADPDKTWKLIGNRVQQARAQAILNPTPENIARARRLQRLIVAQANLFSEKWMLDLLINPDQDESLINPSSSAARDIYNQQNSMQKEKAITQISQTSGLLYFYEGGEPFSERMAQVVSDFANSYHMTVIPIAMTNRISPMLPNSRVDSGQATQMGVKHIPAVFALNPVSKKTMPVAYGLVSQSELKENILMASNAFQSGDYNAQ; encoded by the coding sequence ATGGCTAGATGGTTTTTTGTTTTGTTGGTTAGCGTGAGTCCTTTTTTGTACGCCGAGCAGCCTTATCTTAATGAGCATGAGGAAGGTTGGTATTGGCATAAGGATCCCAAAGAGGAAGTCAAGAATAAACCACAAACCGAGTCAGTGGCACCTTCACATGTAAGTAAACCTGCCGATCCTGATAAAACATGGAAATTGATTGGTAATAGAGTGCAACAGGCTCGCGCACAAGCTATTTTAAATCCAACTCCTGAAAATATTGCTCGTGCAAGACGATTACAACGATTGATTGTGGCACAGGCTAATCTGTTTTCTGAGAAATGGATGCTCGATCTGCTAATAAACCCCGATCAGGATGAAAGTCTTATTAATCCGAGCAGTAGTGCAGCACGTGATATCTACAACCAGCAAAACAGCATGCAAAAGGAAAAGGCGATTACTCAAATTAGTCAAACATCTGGTTTGTTGTATTTCTATGAAGGTGGTGAACCATTTAGCGAGCGCATGGCCCAAGTAGTGAGTGATTTTGCGAACAGTTATCACATGACTGTTATTCCAATTGCCATGACCAATCGCATCTCCCCGATGTTACCTAACTCACGAGTTGATTCCGGTCAGGCAACTCAGATGGGTGTTAAACACATTCCTGCGGTTTTTGCTCTTAATCCAGTATCTAAAAAAACCATGCCAGTTGCTTATGGCTTAGTCAGCCAGTCGGAATTGAAGGAAAACATTTTAATGGCAAGCAACGCTTTTCAATCGGGAGATTACAATGCGCAATAA
- the traN gene encoding type-F conjugative transfer system mating-pair stabilization protein TraN, giving the protein MKGFVLVFLILCSQVFALDLNQAYQEGVQTGTSHTNQSIDLLKALDLSQFPGYQANLPQEHYYSGVTQASTGLEADSQTAVAQNDAGKAVGESFNHRPLYQVNPASESMQKLNQIAENGDAIMHGQNTDKTTCSLKPKECHYSWQEKTCLSSKVLGVLHCARHLRLDVSPYKTESYSLYLRKGGMRNTPFKVSVNLAQADTCQQGKTPCYTIYKDLAPAPAILLPANCAMVKVSFLDEKKLVVVEQTATCANPTLSLSVGNCRFGRCTVPYVHSVSMTVEIYESKEYWDDQCQHLQNKEKEGLCHITEPLTCTEPNQTRIIGDVPLTRPCWKERASYTCGGSQEQNTCDNLVNQGCEQTASTCVKEEAGLCTTHQQTYQCPINQCTDNQLLCGEDAFCLDGNCAKHELTPANEDDFKKAMSTLSAASDASKDFDGNANFIFKGQLLECSTTMLHFKNCCSDKGWGLDLELAQCSDAEKKLGKARENKLVVPTGEYCFKRKKLPIGSVCVDHHQTYCVFQSKLARMVQVQGRRDQLHIGFGQNKYSNCSGITPEQLQLIHFEAIDFSEFYEEVKNKQKQPDYQQTANGISQRLNQFYNQGDING; this is encoded by the coding sequence ATGAAAGGCTTCGTTTTAGTTTTTTTAATCCTTTGTTCACAGGTTTTTGCACTTGATTTGAATCAGGCGTATCAAGAAGGCGTTCAGACCGGAACAAGCCATACCAATCAATCCATTGATTTATTAAAAGCACTGGATCTGAGCCAGTTTCCTGGCTATCAAGCCAATCTGCCGCAAGAACATTATTATAGTGGCGTCACGCAGGCAAGCACAGGTCTTGAAGCCGATTCGCAAACTGCCGTGGCTCAGAATGATGCAGGAAAGGCAGTAGGCGAAAGTTTTAATCATCGCCCCTTGTATCAAGTAAATCCTGCCTCGGAATCAATGCAAAAGTTAAATCAAATCGCGGAAAATGGAGATGCGATTATGCATGGTCAAAATACCGATAAAACCACCTGCTCTTTAAAACCCAAAGAATGCCATTACTCATGGCAGGAAAAAACATGCCTGTCTAGCAAGGTATTAGGTGTATTGCATTGTGCAAGACACTTAAGGTTAGATGTTTCCCCCTACAAAACAGAAAGTTACAGTCTATACCTGCGAAAAGGAGGTATGAGGAATACCCCTTTTAAAGTCTCAGTTAATCTGGCACAAGCGGATACCTGCCAACAAGGCAAAACTCCTTGCTATACGATTTATAAGGATTTAGCACCAGCACCAGCGATTCTATTGCCTGCCAATTGCGCCATGGTGAAGGTCAGTTTCCTTGATGAAAAGAAATTAGTGGTTGTTGAGCAAACAGCTACATGCGCCAATCCCACCCTATCATTGTCTGTTGGCAATTGTCGATTCGGTCGCTGCACAGTGCCCTATGTTCACTCCGTTTCGATGACGGTAGAAATTTATGAAAGCAAAGAGTATTGGGACGACCAATGCCAACATTTGCAAAACAAAGAAAAAGAGGGGTTGTGTCATATTACTGAGCCTCTAACATGCACTGAGCCCAATCAAACACGGATTATTGGCGATGTTCCATTGACCCGCCCTTGCTGGAAAGAGAGAGCATCCTACACCTGTGGTGGTAGTCAGGAGCAAAATACGTGCGATAACCTAGTTAATCAAGGATGTGAGCAGACTGCTTCAACTTGTGTGAAAGAAGAAGCAGGACTTTGCACAACCCATCAGCAAACGTATCAATGCCCGATAAACCAATGTACTGACAACCAACTGTTGTGTGGCGAGGATGCTTTTTGTTTGGATGGTAATTGCGCGAAACATGAACTAACCCCAGCCAATGAAGACGATTTTAAAAAAGCAATGTCCACCTTATCCGCCGCCTCGGATGCCTCAAAAGACTTTGATGGCAATGCCAATTTTATTTTCAAAGGTCAATTGCTTGAATGTTCAACAACAATGCTCCATTTTAAAAATTGTTGCAGTGATAAGGGGTGGGGTCTGGATCTTGAGCTGGCACAGTGTAGTGATGCTGAGAAAAAACTGGGAAAAGCTCGAGAAAACAAACTGGTAGTACCTACGGGTGAATATTGTTTTAAACGCAAAAAACTCCCTATTGGCTCGGTCTGTGTCGATCATCACCAGACTTACTGTGTCTTCCAATCTAAATTAGCCCGTATGGTTCAAGTACAAGGAAGACGTGATCAGTTACATATTGGTTTTGGCCAAAATAAATATTCAAATTGCTCGGGTATTACGCCTGAGCAATTGCAATTAATTCACTTCGAAGCCATTGATTTTTCAGAATTTTATGAGGAGGTAAAAAATAAACAAAAACAACCGGATTACCAACAGACTGCCAATGGAATAAGCCAGCGCCTTAATCAATTTTACAATCAAGGAGACATCAATGGCTAG
- the trbC gene encoding type-F conjugative transfer system pilin assembly protein TrbC, with amino-acid sequence MKTIRMNTSFLVALFLLSFPALAEDEAYIASIEANTKNRANAFTNEIKQISKSLETSEKSGQIAEFTGEMHQVIKTQEPIVTHLKKVSQVLVFLSFSMPEKSLKAWLLQCKKSGATPVIRGLIHNSFKETMTAIQTLSKKTGIGMQLDPILFKTFDIAMVPAVVYVKDTPACPANMDCKPVSYDSLYGDVSLDYALEKMRGDEQSEDPVLDQMILRLRGELI; translated from the coding sequence ATGAAAACAATACGAATGAACACTTCTTTCTTGGTTGCATTATTTTTGTTGTCATTTCCTGCACTTGCAGAAGATGAAGCCTATATTGCGTCTATTGAGGCGAATACAAAAAATCGCGCCAATGCTTTTACAAATGAAATAAAGCAAATCAGTAAGTCTCTTGAGACTTCAGAAAAATCGGGTCAAATTGCAGAATTTACCGGCGAGATGCATCAAGTCATAAAAACACAGGAGCCCATTGTAACCCACTTAAAAAAAGTCAGTCAGGTACTCGTGTTCTTATCGTTTTCAATGCCAGAAAAAAGTCTAAAAGCCTGGCTTTTACAATGTAAAAAAAGTGGAGCAACACCTGTGATTCGGGGACTAATTCATAATTCGTTTAAAGAAACGATGACGGCTATTCAAACGCTCAGTAAAAAAACAGGAATTGGGATGCAGCTTGATCCTATTCTTTTTAAAACCTTTGATATCGCTATGGTTCCTGCAGTGGTTTATGTGAAAGACACCCCTGCTTGTCCTGCCAATATGGATTGCAAACCGGTGAGTTACGACAGTCTTTATGGTGATGTATCGCTGGACTATGCTTTGGAAAAAATGAGGGGAGATGAGCAGTCAGAAGACCCCGTGTTGGATCAAATGATTCTTCGGTTAAGAGGGGAATTAATCTAA
- the traU gene encoding conjugal transfer pilus assembly protein TraU gives MKAFFILIAFLASGLTQAGSCHGRFVNPITDVCWSCLFPFSLGQANLVSSNHLPDTKNPKLPVCECPGNPIPRLGLTMGYWEPVNLVDVTRTPFCLVNLGGISLNFGKYYRKGAVETDSNLSNQSFYHVHWYKFPLMYWLNVLTDGICVEKGDFDIAYPSELDVMWNDDELGFVINPEAVLFGSLPAQAACAADSSTALLGSAIDKLFWCAGAQGSMYPLTGHVQEHVGGVQASVLLSERMNFKLHRQGLLEDTVGLDDSTSSAKSICHTHYSPILPKSRYRYQMVNPLPTTNACYPLGRATTLWEAGHEYPFKGEDFGYLIWRKRNCCAF, from the coding sequence ATGAAAGCCTTTTTTATTCTTATTGCTTTTTTAGCTTCTGGGTTGACCCAAGCAGGATCTTGTCATGGTCGTTTTGTAAATCCCATTACTGATGTCTGTTGGTCGTGTTTGTTCCCGTTCAGTTTAGGGCAAGCTAATCTCGTTTCCTCCAATCATTTGCCAGACACTAAAAATCCCAAACTGCCTGTTTGTGAATGCCCAGGAAATCCTATACCGAGATTGGGATTAACAATGGGTTATTGGGAGCCTGTTAACTTAGTGGATGTAACCAGAACCCCATTTTGCTTAGTTAATTTAGGGGGAATTTCTTTAAATTTTGGCAAGTATTACCGCAAAGGTGCGGTGGAAACAGATAGTAATTTATCCAATCAATCATTTTACCACGTGCACTGGTACAAGTTCCCATTGATGTATTGGTTGAATGTGTTAACTGATGGGATTTGTGTTGAAAAAGGAGACTTTGACATTGCTTATCCGAGTGAATTGGATGTGATGTGGAATGACGATGAGCTGGGTTTCGTCATTAATCCTGAGGCGGTATTGTTTGGTAGTTTACCCGCACAAGCGGCTTGCGCTGCTGATTCAAGTACCGCTTTATTGGGCAGTGCCATTGACAAACTCTTTTGGTGCGCAGGAGCTCAGGGAAGCATGTACCCTTTAACGGGGCATGTGCAAGAACATGTTGGCGGGGTTCAGGCATCAGTCTTACTGTCTGAGCGTATGAATTTTAAACTGCACCGCCAGGGACTATTGGAAGACACAGTAGGACTTGACGATTCGACAAGCAGCGCAAAATCCATTTGTCATACTCATTATTCCCCTATTTTGCCCAAATCACGTTACCGCTATCAAATGGTCAATCCTTTACCGACTACTAATGCCTGTTATCCCCTTGGGCGTGCTACGACCCTATGGGAGGCAGGGCACGAATATCCGTTTAAGGGCGAGGATTTTGGGTATCTGATCTGGCGCAAACGCAATTGTTGCGCCTTTTAA
- the traW gene encoding type-F conjugative transfer system protein TraW, giving the protein MKKLLLIICMLYLPFAEAKDYGVFGKTFEIAEIDFLEYIQQKMKGMQVNGEWKTVQSEFKKRVKEHVARPTPIRLPRAEDNRTWFFNPSLAVPYDVKDSHGQVIVKQGTVINPLDRVGLSSTLLFFDGDDEAQVAWVTQELTQHQKVKLILTSGSVKEVANQLKQAIYFDLNGFLVAKFQIKYLPARVFQAGKRLQINEVTV; this is encoded by the coding sequence GTGAAAAAGCTTCTGTTGATTATTTGCATGCTCTATCTCCCTTTTGCAGAGGCTAAAGACTATGGTGTCTTTGGCAAAACCTTTGAAATTGCTGAAATAGATTTTTTAGAGTACATCCAGCAAAAAATGAAGGGGATGCAGGTTAATGGGGAATGGAAGACCGTACAATCTGAGTTTAAAAAACGGGTAAAAGAACATGTGGCACGCCCAACACCTATTCGTTTGCCGAGAGCAGAAGACAATAGAACGTGGTTTTTTAATCCATCACTTGCTGTGCCTTACGATGTGAAGGACAGTCACGGCCAAGTGATTGTTAAACAAGGCACTGTAATTAACCCCCTGGATAGAGTGGGCTTGAGTAGCACTCTCCTGTTTTTTGACGGGGATGATGAGGCACAGGTTGCATGGGTTACCCAGGAATTAACGCAGCACCAAAAAGTAAAATTAATCCTCACCTCAGGCTCTGTAAAGGAAGTTGCGAATCAATTAAAGCAAGCTATTTATTTTGATTTAAATGGATTTTTGGTTGCCAAATTTCAAATAAAGTATTTGCCGGCGCGGGTTTTTCAAGCAGGGAAGCGGTTGCAAATTAATGAGGTGACTGTATGA
- a CDS encoding TrbI F-type domain-containing protein — protein MAMFKTTQVSLLTALITSILVNGIFFSALRRPDIATIDILSITSQFIKEEAQKNHSNLEKEAEIKAFSHRLESALQDLSHSKSLVLLPREAVIKGSTDYTATLMTMIKLEHKS, from the coding sequence ATGGCTATGTTTAAGACAACTCAAGTATCTCTTTTGACCGCACTCATCACCAGTATCTTAGTTAATGGGATTTTTTTTAGTGCTTTGAGGCGGCCAGATATTGCAACCATTGATATCTTGTCAATCACCTCCCAATTTATCAAAGAGGAAGCGCAAAAAAATCATTCCAACCTTGAGAAAGAAGCAGAAATTAAAGCATTTTCGCATCGTTTGGAATCAGCGTTACAAGACTTGTCCCATTCCAAATCGTTGGTGTTATTACCAAGAGAAGCGGTCATTAAAGGCAGCACTGATTATACAGCCACCCTCATGACGATGATCAAATTGGAGCATAAATCGTGA
- the traC gene encoding type IV secretion system protein TraC: MLSTIKKARLAVKKTSTILSHATGSLLETLREELGMTDAHHKKQIEALLDTYCLAPYLPDEVYDSEADIYPYKQASHMMFECSTLIGASEETVTILTSILTDILPPESCFHALFWASPKIGHMIDEMEHQRNQGSEVLKALAHRRAEFYRKGVYSSLTKESNFVLRDFRLFLCISIPRKSIEDDRLLLGSLREDISNNLKSVNIICKELSIEEVISLKREWLFPTDSLYEEKTNYDTNTEIRFQLTDIEASMRVKSNQIEIEREEDTRVIKCLSVRQYPKSPVQWQLGDLFGKMFNTSLQISCPFLFSFAIRIKDKDKVMAALDAKYADEGQNAKQPFIAKWVKNFNKKYAEIEELRERLSGDDSLVDSYYNVLLFTTPANVRRDVRRAKDVFRGNQFDLRTPTGLQLQTLLASMPFAPAEGMFDDYKSFGRVRPLTSFNTVNLLPIQGEWKGAGRFAQVYPQRRGQFTAIYFFDNVVRNYNVAIVAPPGKGKSFLMNDYIQSLLSQGGFVYIIDVGGSYAKSCEMLNGQLIDFNHDTEISLNLFSTIDAQAKNDTAFKDVHNQLIQLVGMMARPSGNVSDEERSHIEKAIEAMWRQHHNATTITLIAHHLESSNDPISQNIGRLLYSYTKNGRYGSYFEPPCSLDFKRNLVILELGGLDGNKDLQRIVLKILMYQITNAMYYTPKHIPKSCLIDESYELLSDNGTGGSANFVNEGYRRAPKYGGNFITVTHGLDDYENNPTAKMCYDNAYYKIFLGASKSTIDTLKTSNQLDAYGERLIRSLKITNEYSEFLMMCEENSTVHRLIVDPFSRVLNTTRGPEVEALKRLMATGLPLADAISKVALEVYGYV; this comes from the coding sequence ATGTTGTCAACTATAAAAAAAGCGCGTCTTGCAGTTAAAAAAACAAGCACTATTTTAAGTCATGCAACAGGCTCGCTATTGGAAACATTGCGAGAAGAGCTTGGCATGACTGATGCGCATCATAAAAAGCAAATCGAAGCGCTGTTGGATACTTATTGCTTAGCACCTTATTTACCTGACGAGGTTTACGATTCAGAAGCTGATATTTATCCTTACAAACAGGCATCTCATATGATGTTTGAATGCTCGACACTGATTGGTGCCAGTGAAGAAACAGTGACTATTCTCACCAGTATATTAACGGATATTTTGCCACCGGAAAGTTGTTTTCATGCTTTGTTTTGGGCATCGCCTAAAATTGGCCACATGATTGATGAAATGGAACATCAACGCAATCAAGGCAGTGAGGTTTTAAAAGCCCTGGCACACCGACGAGCTGAATTTTACCGCAAAGGGGTGTACAGCTCATTAACTAAAGAAAGCAATTTTGTCTTGCGTGATTTTCGTTTATTTTTATGTATTTCAATTCCGCGCAAATCCATAGAAGACGATCGCTTGTTGCTTGGTAGTTTGCGCGAAGACATCAGCAACAATCTAAAGTCAGTCAATATTATTTGTAAAGAACTGTCTATTGAAGAAGTGATTAGCTTAAAGCGGGAGTGGCTCTTTCCAACCGACAGCTTGTATGAAGAAAAAACCAATTACGATACCAATACTGAAATTCGTTTTCAACTGACTGACATTGAAGCGAGTATGCGGGTTAAATCCAATCAAATAGAGATTGAGCGAGAAGAAGATACGAGGGTGATTAAATGCTTGTCCGTTAGGCAATATCCTAAATCCCCTGTGCAATGGCAACTGGGTGATTTATTTGGAAAAATGTTTAATACCTCTTTGCAAATAAGTTGTCCCTTTCTTTTTAGTTTTGCAATACGAATTAAAGATAAAGACAAGGTGATGGCGGCATTAGATGCCAAGTATGCTGATGAAGGGCAAAATGCCAAACAACCTTTTATTGCCAAATGGGTCAAAAATTTTAACAAAAAATACGCAGAAATTGAGGAGTTAAGAGAGCGGCTCAGTGGCGATGATTCTTTGGTTGATTCCTATTATAACGTTTTATTGTTTACAACACCTGCCAATGTCCGTCGCGATGTACGACGTGCCAAGGATGTATTTCGTGGTAACCAATTTGATTTACGCACGCCAACAGGTTTGCAGTTACAAACACTTCTAGCCTCCATGCCCTTTGCACCTGCTGAAGGTATGTTTGATGATTACAAATCATTTGGACGGGTAAGACCTTTAACCAGTTTTAATACGGTTAACTTATTACCTATCCAGGGGGAATGGAAAGGGGCAGGACGATTTGCTCAGGTCTATCCACAAAGACGAGGGCAATTTACCGCTATTTATTTTTTTGACAACGTAGTCAGAAACTATAATGTCGCTATTGTAGCTCCTCCTGGAAAAGGAAAATCCTTTTTAATGAATGACTACATTCAAAGTCTGTTATCCCAGGGGGGCTTTGTTTATATCATTGATGTGGGCGGTTCATACGCTAAATCTTGTGAGATGTTGAACGGACAGCTTATTGATTTTAATCATGACACTGAAATTAGCCTAAACCTCTTTTCTACAATTGATGCACAAGCCAAAAATGATACTGCATTTAAAGACGTTCACAATCAGCTAATACAACTTGTAGGTATGATGGCAAGACCATCAGGTAACGTCAGTGATGAAGAACGAAGTCATATTGAGAAAGCCATTGAGGCGATGTGGCGACAACATCACAATGCTACAACTATTACTCTTATTGCTCATCACTTAGAAAGTAGTAACGATCCTATTTCTCAAAATATTGGGCGCCTGTTGTATAGCTATACTAAAAACGGTCGTTATGGCAGTTATTTTGAACCGCCTTGTTCGCTCGATTTTAAAAGAAATTTAGTCATTTTAGAGTTGGGTGGTCTTGATGGAAATAAGGATTTGCAGCGCATTGTATTGAAAATCTTAATGTATCAAATCACCAATGCGATGTATTACACGCCAAAGCACATTCCCAAAAGCTGCTTGATTGATGAATCCTACGAATTACTTTCAGACAATGGTACGGGTGGCAGTGCTAACTTTGTTAACGAGGGCTATAGGCGTGCGCCTAAATACGGTGGTAATTTTATTACAGTGACTCATGGCTTAGATGATTATGAAAACAATCCAACTGCCAAAATGTGTTACGACAACGCCTATTATAAAATCTTTTTAGGTGCCTCCAAAAGTACGATTGACACTTTAAAAACGAGTAATCAGTTGGATGCTTATGGCGAGCGTTTAATCCGAAGCCTTAAAATAACTAATGAATACTCTGAGTTTTTAATGATGTGTGAAGAGAATTCAACAGTGCATCGTTTGATTGTCGATCCATTTTCACGCGTCTTAAACACTACACGTGGTCCTGAAGTCGAGGCCTTGAAACGATTAATGGCAACAGGTTTGCCATTGGCTGATGCCATTTCCAAAGTTGCCCTGGAGGTGTATGGCTATGTTTAA
- the traV gene encoding type IV conjugative transfer system lipoprotein TraV, with protein MKILTTLLLLPCVVLTGCAKLNEDFDCPAPNGGTCKRMDQVYDMVNGKGKSLAVTPSRNPLVMDGRPGQPVRYGEGVMPLWIAPYEDTDGNYHQANRVYSVVKEGQWMQQSQLALK; from the coding sequence ATGAAAATTTTAACTACTTTATTACTGTTGCCCTGTGTTGTTTTGACCGGTTGCGCCAAATTGAATGAGGACTTTGATTGCCCAGCTCCCAATGGAGGAACGTGCAAACGTATGGATCAGGTTTATGACATGGTGAATGGTAAGGGCAAATCCCTGGCTGTAACCCCCAGCCGAAATCCTTTGGTGATGGATGGGCGACCTGGTCAGCCTGTGCGTTATGGAGAAGGGGTGATGCCTCTTTGGATAGCACCTTATGAAGACACTGATGGCAATTATCATCAAGCCAATCGAGTGTACAGCGTTGTTAAGGAAGGACAGTGGATGCAGCAGTCACAATTGGCTTTAAAATAA